Part of the Oscillospiraceae bacterium genome, TCAGCCTGGGGTCTCTCTCGGGGCGTACACCGCGCGCACGGGCTGAAGCAGATCTATGCCGAGAGCGACTACATCTCTCTGCACGTGCCGCTTGGTCCGGAGACCCGCGGAATGATCAACGCCGAGGTGTTTGCCCACTGCAAACCCGGCCTGCGCATCATCAATCTGGCGCGCGGAGATCTCGTGCGGACCGACGACCTGCTCGCGGCGCTCTCCGACGGCCGCGTGGCTCGGTATGTCACCGACTTCCCCACCGCCGCGATGCTCGGACACGAGAAGATCGTCGCCATCCCGCATCTCGGCGCCTCCACGCCGGAGAGCGAGGACAACTGCGCCGTTATGGCCGCGAAGGAGCTTTCCGACTTCCTCCTGCTGGGGCACATTCGAAATTCCGTGAACTACCCAAACATCTCGCTGGAGGTGGGCGAGGGCTGCGCGCGGCTGTGCGTGGCACACCGGAACATCCCGATGATGGTGAGCGCGCTGTCGTCCACGCTGGCGGAGGCGGGTATCAACATCGAAAACATGGTGAACCGTTCGAACAAGGACTATGCCTATACCCTGCTCGACGTAAACGCCATGCCGAGCGACGACCTCCTGCGCGCGCTCTCCACCGTAGACGGCATTCTCCGCACCCGTCTCATCGCCCGAGGCTGAGCTTTTGTTTTGTAAAATTTTTCCTTCCCTTGCAGGTATCAGGGTGTAGTCACACTGTCGGACGGCGAGGGGGTTTCGACTGGCACGGACTGTGTGAATAGCGCCGTTGCCGCCGTCTCAAAGTCATTTCGAAAATCCTCCCATGTAAGGCCCAAATTTCCGATAAAATCGCCAGCCTGCTCTTTGTTGACAGCTATTCTTGACGTATATGCCGCCTTATCAAGCTCGCCGTCACTCGGAGTGTTTCGGAAAGCGAAATTGACCTCTGCCAGATTGTCGATCAGGGCAAACAGCAGCGCGGCGTTTTTTGGCAGGGCGGTAATATTCCGCTCCGTGCCAGTCTGCTCGTAATAGAGCGTCAACGTGTACGGCGCGTGACCCATGCCGTAGTCGTCGCCTATGGAGAAAAATCTTTGTGTCAACTCGCCGCCAAGCGGCAGCAGAGCGTCCACTATCTTCCCGACCGCGCTGTTGTCGCCAACATAGGGCGTTCTGAGCGCGGAAAGGGCAG contains:
- a CDS encoding phosphoglycerate dehydrogenase, with amino-acid sequence MYKVLTRNKIAKVGLERLDPALFTYADTLEQPDAILVRSADLHGLGLSDAGTLQCIARAGAGVNNIPVDRCSEAGIVVFNTPGANANGVKELVLCALFLSARDIAGGIAWAAGLKGEGDAVPALIEKGKSAFAGPELTGKTLGVVGLGAIGVMVANAARTLGMTVLGFDPYLSVDSAWGLSRGVHRAHGLKQIYAESDYISLHVPLGPETRGMINAEVFAHCKPGLRIINLARGDLVRTDDLLAALSDGRVARYVTDFPTAAMLGHEKIVAIPHLGASTPESEDNCAVMAAKELSDFLLLGHIRNSVNYPNISLEVGEGCARLCVAHRNIPMMVSALSSTLAEAGINIENMVNRSNKDYAYTLLDVNAMPSDDLLRALSTVDGILRTRLIARG
- a CDS encoding DUF4825 domain-containing protein yields the protein TEEELRYVMLHEQTHIKRCDYLVKLLAFALLCLHWFNPLAWVAFTLLCADMEMSCDERVLRELGMGVKADYSETLLSLSMNRRILGASPLAFGEGGIKGRVKNVLNFKKPARIIVFAAVVLAAMLTTGLTLSRADANANVTPVQATALSALRTPYVGDNSAVGKIVDALLPLGGELTQRFFSIGDDYGMGHAPYTLTLYYEQTGTERNITALPKNAALLFALIDNLAEVNFAFRNTPSDGELDKAAYTSRIAVNKEQAGDFIGNLGLTWEDFRNDFETAATALFTQSVPVETPSPSDSVTTP